The DNA window GAGCGCTCGCGCGTCTTGCCAACGAAATCGATGAGCAGCACGTCCAGGCTGCGCCGCGCGATCTTGATGCCGATCGAGAAGGCGCCGTCCGGATCGAGCGCGATCGGCACCGACGGTTGCCCGACCTTGCCGCGCAGCGCTTCGCGCTTGAGCACCAAGCCCTCCTCGAGCAAGCGGTTGATGATCAGCGAGATGGTCTGCGTGCTCAGGTTGGTCTGCCTGGCCAGATCGGCTTTCGGCATCGGGCCGTGCAGGCGGATGGTTTGCAGCACGACCCGTTCGTTGAACTGGCTCATGCCGATCTGGTTGGAGCCGCGCGGACGCAGCCGCCGGATGTCATCCTCGGTCGGCGCTGCGCCGGGATCTGTCTCTGTTTGTAATTTTTTATTGTTTGGCATTATTTAATTATGCCAGAGCGGCATCGATAACGCCCTTCTTAAAAATGAAGTTGGCATACGGTTGCGCCTCGCCGGTTTGGACGATGGCGTAGGCGCGGCCGACCCGGTCGTAGAAGGCGAAACGCTCGACCGCCGCGCATTGTCCGGGCGCGGCCGAGGCCAGTTCGCCGGCCAGCGCGATGACCGAGCGCTGCACATCGGACGCGTAGCCCTCGGGCGTGTGCTCGACCTTCATGTAGGCGACCGGTTGCTCCACCGACTGGTCCAGCGGGAACACCGACAGCACCGCCGTGCAAGCGCGGCGCAGGTCGATGCCGGGCATGCGGATGACGGGTTTGCCACGGCCCAGCGACGCGGCCGTGAAGTTGGCGTCCACCACCACGATCTCGTCGCCGTGCCCCATCTCGCACAACACCTTCAGCAGCTCGGGCGTGAGCGCGGCATCGATTCCTTTAAGCATGGGCATCTTCCGGCAGGTGGGCGGGGTCCTTGGCGCCCGTCATCACGGCGACGGTGTCGGACATGCTGATCGTCTTGGGGTTGACCACGGCGGCGCGCCGGCCCAGCCGCTGGATGTGGATGCGGTCGGCGATCTCGAACACGTGCGGCATGTTGTGGCTGATCAGCACCACGGCCAGGCCCCGGTCGCGCACACGGCGGATCAGCTCCAGCACCATATTGCCTTCCTTGACCCCCAGCGCGGCGGTGGGCTCGTCGAGGATGACCACGTGGCGGGCGAAGGCCGTACTGCGCGCCACCGCCACGCCCTGGCGCTGACCGCCGGACAAGGTTTCCACCGCCTGTTGCATCGAACGGATGCCGATCTTCAGATCCTGCATGTGGCGGATCGCCTCGGACAGCATCTTCTTCTTGTCGATGACGCGGAAGCATTTGCCCATGATGCCAGGCTTGAGGATCTCGCGGCCGAGGAACAGATTTTCGGCGATGGTCATCGCCGGCGCGACGGCCAGGTCCTGGTAAACCGTTTCGATGCCATGGCGGCGGGCGTCGATCGGCGAGCCGAAGTGGACAGCCTTACCCCCGAGCAGCAATTCGCCCGTATCCGGCACGATGGCGCCGGACAGCGCCTTGATCAGGCTGGACTTGCCGGCGCCGTTGTCGCCGATTACCGCGAGAATCTCACCGGCGCGCAGTTCGAAGTCGGTGCCGTCGAGGGCGGTGACATTGCCGTAGCGCTTGGTCAGGCCGCGCGCCTGGAACACCGGGGTAGCATTGGATATCGTCATGATGATTAACCCTTCTTGTGGGTGAGTTGGTCGGTGGCCACAGCCAGGATCACGAGCACGCCCGTAACCAGTACCTGATACACCGAGGGCACGCCCATCAGCGTCAAACCATTGCGGAACACGCCCACGATCAACACGCCGATCAAGGTGCCGACGATCGAGCCGCGTCCGCCGAACAGGCTGGTGCCGCCGATGACGACGGCGGTGATGCTGTCGAGGTTATCGGTGGCGCCGGCCTGCGGATCGCCGACGCCCATGCGGGCCACCGACAACATCGAGGCGATGCCATAGAACAGGCCCGCCGCCATGTACACGCCCAGCATGACTTTGCCGGTGGCGATGCCGGTGAGCCGCGCCGACTCGGGGTTGTTGCCGACCGCGTAGACGTGACGTCCGGGCGCCGTGTCGCGCAGGAACAGCCAGGTCACGACATACAACGCGATCATCAGCACGGTGCCGTAGGTGATCGAGGTCTGCCCGAGCTGGAAGGTATTCCCGAAGAACATCATCGAGTCCGGCACGTCGGTGACGGTTTGCGCGCCCGAGTAAATCTGCGTCAGCGCGAAGGCGATGTTCATCGTACCCAGGGTGACGATGAAGGCGGGCAGTTTGATCCGCGTCACCAGCGCGCCGTTGAGCGCGCCGAAGGCCGTGCAAACGGCGATGCCGCAGGCGATGGCGACATAGGGATCGATGCCCATGTCGACGGCGAACTTGCTCATCACGACCGAGCCGAGCGCCATCACCATGCCGCACGACAGGTCGATGCCGGCGGTGAGCACGATCAGGGTTTGTCCGAGGGCGATGACGCCGACGATCATCACCTGTTGCAGGATCAGCGAGAAGTTCTGGCCGCTCAGGAAACGCTCCGATTGCGAGGCGAAAAACAGCGAGGCGACCACCAGGGCGATGAACGGCCCCAGCGTGGAGACGGGTGGCAGGCGGTCGAGCAGGCGGGCGTTCATGGCGGCGTCCTTGGTGAGGGGCAGCGAGCCCTGCAGGGGAGTATTCATGGTCGTTATTCCTCTTTCGTTATTCCTTTTTATTTCCGGCCCCAGCAGGCGTCGAGGCCGGCCTGGGTGTCTTTGCTGTCCACGCCCGCGAGCGGCTTGTCGGTGATGAGCGTGACGCCGGTGTCGACATAGCCGCTGGCCTTCTTGCCGGTCTTGGCGTACGCCAGGCCCGCCTCGACGCCGAGCGCCGCCATCTTCAGCGGGTATTGCTGGGCCGTGGCGGCGATCTTGCCGCTCTTGACGTCGCGCACGCCGGTGCAGCCGCCGTCAACCGACACCAGCAGCACGCCCTTGTCCTTGCCGGCCGCCTTGAGCGCCTTGAACGCGCCGGCGGCGGCCGGTTCGTTGATGGCGTAGACCAGATTGATGCCGGGATTCTTTTGCAGGCAGTTTTCCATCGCGGTCTGGCCCTTGGCCTGGTCGCCGTAGCTGTCCTGCATGCAGACGATGCTGGCGTCGCCTTTCTTGATGCCGAAGCCTTCCAGGAAGCCGGCCAGGCGCTGGATGCCGACCGGGTGGCCGGGGAACAGGTCGAGCGCGGCGATCTTGACCGGCTTGTCGGCGAAGGCGGCCTTGGCATAGCGGCCGATCAGCACGCCAGCCTTGTGGTTGTCGGTGCTGAAGAGGGCGTCCGCCGCGTCCATCGGCTCGGTCGGGCTGTCCATGGCGATCACCATCACGCCCTTGTCGCGCGCTTTTTTGATCGACGGCACGATCGCCTTGGCGTCGCTCGGAGTGATGAGGATGGTCTTGGCGCCGGCCGCGATCATGTTCTCGATGGCGGTCACCTGGCCGGCGTTGTCGCCGTCGGATTTGCCGGCGCCGGTCAGCAGCTTGGCGCCGCCGGCCTGGGCCGCTTGTTGCGCGCCTTCCTTCATCTTGACGAAGAAGGGGTTGATTTCGGTCTTGGTGATCAGACCGATCACGGGCTGTTCCGCAGCCATGGCCGTGACGGTGCCGAGCGCGCTCAGCGCCAGGAAATATTTCAATCTCATGCGGTGTCTCCTCTGATTTTCTGGGTGGCCACGCCTGTCGGCGGGGCGTGATTCGGTAGGAAGTGATAACGCTTTACTACCGAACCGATTAGGAATATATTCGCAACAAATTAATAAATCAAGTTGTTTTATTAATTAAGCGGCCGGCCGAATACGCGTTATCTGGCGTGCCGGCTAGAGTAGTTTTCCCAATGCAACTTACGAGGACATGATGATCGCAACCTTAGGCGAGGCCTTGGTGGACATGATCGAACAACCCGACGGACGCTTCCAGGCATGCCTGGGCGGCTCCGTGTTCAACTCCGCCATCGGGCTGGCGCGGCAGGGCGTACCGACCGCTTATCTCAACCCGCTGTCGACGGACAAATTCGGCGGCAGGTTCGCCGCGCTGCTGGCGGCGAGCGACGTTTTGCCGGCCGCGCCCGCGCCCAGCGCCCGACCGACCTCGCTCGCCATCGTCAGCATCGACGCCAACGGCGC is part of the Oxalobacteraceae bacterium OTU3CAMAD1 genome and encodes:
- a CDS encoding RbsD or FucU transport; the protein is MLKGIDAALTPELLKVLCEMGHGDEIVVVDANFTAASLGRGKPVIRMPGIDLRRACTAVLSVFPLDQSVEQPVAYMKVEHTPEGYASDVQRSVIALAGELASAAPGQCAAVERFAFYDRVGRAYAIVQTGEAQPYANFIFKKGVIDAALA
- a CDS encoding ATP-binding cassette domain-containing protein, encoding MTISNATPVFQARGLTKRYGNVTALDGTDFELRAGEILAVIGDNGAGKSSLIKALSGAIVPDTGELLLGGKAVHFGSPIDARRHGIETVYQDLAVAPAMTIAENLFLGREILKPGIMGKCFRVIDKKKMLSEAIRHMQDLKIGIRSMQQAVETLSGGQRQGVAVARSTAFARHVVILDEPTAALGVKEGNMVLELIRRVRDRGLAVVLISHNMPHVFEIADRIHIQRLGRRAAVVNPKTISMSDTVAVMTGAKDPAHLPEDAHA
- a CDS encoding ABC transporter permease; its protein translation is MNARLLDRLPPVSTLGPFIALVVASLFFASQSERFLSGQNFSLILQQVMIVGVIALGQTLIVLTAGIDLSCGMVMALGSVVMSKFAVDMGIDPYVAIACGIAVCTAFGALNGALVTRIKLPAFIVTLGTMNIAFALTQIYSGAQTVTDVPDSMMFFGNTFQLGQTSITYGTVLMIALYVVTWLFLRDTAPGRHVYAVGNNPESARLTGIATGKVMLGVYMAAGLFYGIASMLSVARMGVGDPQAGATDNLDSITAVVIGGTSLFGGRGSIVGTLIGVLIVGVFRNGLTLMGVPSVYQVLVTGVLVILAVATDQLTHKKG
- a CDS encoding sugar ABC transporter substrate-binding protein — encoded protein: MRLKYFLALSALGTVTAMAAEQPVIGLITKTEINPFFVKMKEGAQQAAQAGGAKLLTGAGKSDGDNAGQVTAIENMIAAGAKTILITPSDAKAIVPSIKKARDKGVMVIAMDSPTEPMDAADALFSTDNHKAGVLIGRYAKAAFADKPVKIAALDLFPGHPVGIQRLAGFLEGFGIKKGDASIVCMQDSYGDQAKGQTAMENCLQKNPGINLVYAINEPAAAGAFKALKAAGKDKGVLLVSVDGGCTGVRDVKSGKIAATAQQYPLKMAALGVEAGLAYAKTGKKASGYVDTGVTLITDKPLAGVDSKDTQAGLDACWGRK